From Solwaraspora sp. WMMD1047, the proteins below share one genomic window:
- a CDS encoding family 43 glycosylhydrolase — translation MTGMDQVPRVRSRWRGWRAGAAVGVAALLLGAGVVSGLPSASAATVDTSASYVFVNRHSGKAMDLFDWSTAENAPVNQWARNDLAVQQWQFVDAGGGFYKVRSRHSGKVLELPNGSDGTQLVQSSDRSSATQQFRLQDSAGGFVRFVNRQSGKVIDVWEWSTADGGRLAGYSDTDGANQQWQLVRLGGGTPTTPPGGSRTFTNPIKRNGPDPWLQVHNGVYYLATTTWNSTITMRRSTTLAGLATAQDQVIFNLSGRPNGCCNMWAPEFHLINGPNGPRWYFYYTAGQNVSDFNPTQRLHVLESAGTDPMGPYTFRADLGNDWQLDASILTVNNRLYLMGTYNAGGSYGQSLFITPMSNPWTLSGNRVRLSTPTLSWERQTHPVNEGPEPLYRNGRTMIVYSASACWGPDYKLGLLTFTGSDPLNPAHWTKAPNPVFQRNDANGVYAPGHNGFFTSPDGTESWIVYHANDSAGGGCDMNRSTRAQKFTWNADGTPNFGTPVRLGVALTAPAGE, via the coding sequence ATGACAGGGATGGATCAGGTGCCGCGGGTGAGGTCGCGGTGGCGGGGTTGGCGGGCGGGGGCGGCTGTGGGTGTGGCGGCGTTGTTGCTTGGTGCGGGGGTGGTGTCGGGGTTGCCGTCGGCGTCGGCGGCGACGGTGGATACCTCGGCGTCGTATGTGTTCGTGAACCGGCACAGTGGTAAGGCGATGGATCTGTTCGACTGGTCGACGGCGGAGAACGCGCCGGTGAATCAGTGGGCGCGTAACGATCTTGCGGTGCAGCAGTGGCAGTTTGTGGATGCCGGTGGTGGGTTCTACAAGGTGCGGTCGCGGCACAGTGGGAAGGTGCTGGAGTTGCCGAACGGCAGCGATGGTACCCAGTTGGTGCAGAGCAGTGATCGGTCGTCGGCGACGCAGCAGTTCCGGTTGCAGGATTCCGCGGGTGGGTTCGTGCGGTTCGTGAACCGGCAGTCGGGCAAGGTCATCGATGTGTGGGAGTGGTCGACGGCTGACGGGGGCCGGTTGGCTGGCTATTCCGACACCGACGGTGCCAATCAGCAGTGGCAGTTGGTCCGGCTGGGCGGCGGCACCCCGACCACCCCACCCGGCGGCAGTCGGACCTTCACCAACCCGATCAAGCGTAACGGCCCCGACCCCTGGCTCCAGGTGCACAACGGTGTCTACTACCTCGCCACGACGACGTGGAACTCGACGATCACCATGCGCCGCTCCACCACCCTCGCCGGGCTGGCCACCGCCCAGGATCAGGTGATCTTCAACCTGTCCGGGCGGCCCAACGGCTGCTGCAACATGTGGGCGCCGGAGTTCCACCTGATCAACGGTCCGAACGGGCCACGGTGGTACTTCTACTACACCGCCGGGCAGAACGTGAGCGACTTCAACCCGACCCAGCGGTTGCACGTGCTGGAGAGCGCCGGAACCGACCCGATGGGTCCGTACACGTTCCGAGCCGACCTCGGCAACGACTGGCAGCTCGACGCGAGCATCCTCACCGTCAACAACCGGCTCTACCTCATGGGGACGTACAACGCCGGTGGCAGCTACGGGCAGAGCCTGTTCATCACCCCGATGAGCAACCCCTGGACGCTGTCGGGCAACCGGGTCCGGCTGAGTACCCCGACCCTGTCCTGGGAGCGGCAGACCCACCCCGTCAACGAAGGCCCGGAGCCGCTCTACCGCAACGGACGCACGATGATCGTCTACTCGGCGAGCGCCTGTTGGGGGCCGGACTACAAGCTCGGCCTGCTCACCTTCACCGGTAGTGACCCGCTCAACCCGGCGCACTGGACCAAGGCGCCGAACCCGGTCTTCCAACGCAACGACGCCAACGGCGTCTACGCGCCGGGTCACAACGGGTTCTTCACCTCACCCGACGGCACCGAGAGCTGGATCGTCTACCACGCCAACGACTCGGCCGGCGGCGGCTGCGACATGAACCGTTCGACCCGGGCCCAGAAGTTCACCTGGAACGCGGACGGCACCCCGAACTTCGGCACACCCGTCCGGCTCGGGGTAGCCCTCACCGCTCCCGCCGGCGAATGA
- a CDS encoding glycoside hydrolase family 43 protein, which translates to MRTPMVSRRTLLSAGASATMAAGTGLLFRAAPALAAPAYGGYVMGYFTESPNSVANNYGLHLAISTDGLNWTPLNQNNPVVTPTAGTGGLRDPFIMRKQDNTFVVVATDLRGTDFTQQNQYIHIWDSPDLRSFTGYRRVRMHTMPTHTWAPEAFWDASRSQYGILYSARSGNRDAFYVNYTTDFRTVSAHQLYFDPGFDVLDATMHVGSGANYLYYKSFADGRLYGARSSSLAPRSFDRGTYTSGVVNGGIEAPIVVKANDRNEWFLWGDSFSPNNGELYVWRSGDINSNGWSPLGKERYTQPLNAKHPTIAPITAAEHAAMLSRWGAPSWNRFKSYNFPDHLIRHASNAARIDPYPFDPYADAQWRLRPGLANSSGVSFESVNYPGQYLRHSNYVLVLAANDGSSGFAGDATFHRTAGLADGGWASFRSHNFTSYYIRHANYVLRIDPLGASSSAADRADATFQVGY; encoded by the coding sequence ATGAGAACTCCGATGGTCTCCCGACGCACCCTACTGTCCGCCGGCGCGTCGGCGACGATGGCAGCCGGCACCGGCCTGCTGTTCCGCGCCGCGCCCGCCCTGGCAGCTCCCGCCTACGGCGGTTACGTCATGGGCTACTTCACCGAGTCACCGAACTCGGTGGCCAACAACTACGGTCTGCACCTGGCCATCAGCACCGACGGCCTCAACTGGACCCCGCTGAACCAGAACAACCCGGTCGTCACCCCCACCGCCGGCACCGGCGGTCTGCGTGATCCGTTCATCATGCGCAAGCAGGACAACACCTTCGTCGTGGTCGCCACCGACCTGCGGGGCACCGACTTCACCCAGCAGAACCAGTACATCCACATCTGGGACTCGCCGGATCTGCGCAGCTTCACCGGCTACCGCCGGGTGCGGATGCACACGATGCCGACCCACACCTGGGCGCCGGAGGCGTTCTGGGACGCCTCGCGGAGCCAGTACGGAATCCTGTACTCCGCGCGCAGCGGCAATCGGGATGCCTTCTACGTCAACTACACCACCGACTTCCGGACGGTCAGCGCCCATCAGCTCTACTTCGACCCGGGATTCGACGTGCTGGACGCCACCATGCACGTCGGCAGCGGGGCGAACTACCTGTACTACAAGAGCTTCGCCGACGGCCGGCTCTACGGCGCCCGGTCGAGCAGCCTCGCCCCCCGCAGCTTCGACCGGGGCACGTACACCAGCGGCGTGGTCAACGGTGGCATCGAGGCACCGATCGTGGTCAAGGCCAACGACCGGAACGAATGGTTCCTCTGGGGCGACTCGTTCTCCCCGAACAACGGTGAGCTGTACGTGTGGCGCAGCGGCGACATCAACAGCAACGGCTGGAGCCCGCTGGGTAAGGAGCGCTACACCCAGCCGCTCAACGCCAAGCATCCCACCATCGCACCGATCACCGCCGCCGAACACGCGGCGATGCTGTCCCGGTGGGGGGCGCCGTCCTGGAACCGGTTCAAGTCGTACAACTTCCCCGACCACCTGATCCGCCACGCCAGCAACGCCGCCCGGATCGACCCCTACCCGTTCGATCCCTACGCCGATGCCCAGTGGCGCCTGCGTCCGGGCCTGGCGAACTCGTCGGGTGTGTCGTTCGAGTCGGTCAACTACCCCGGCCAGTACCTGCGGCACAGCAACTACGTCCTCGTCCTGGCGGCCAACGACGGCTCCTCCGGATTCGCCGGCGACGCCACCTTCCATCGGACCGCCGGCCTCGCCGACGGCGGATGGGCCTCGTTCCGCTCACACAACTTCACCAGTTACTACATCCGACACGCGAACTACGTTCTGCGCATCGATCCGCTCGGCGCCTCCTCGAGCGCCGCTGACCGGGCGGATGCCACCTTCCAGGTCGGCTACTGA
- a CDS encoding family 43 glycosylhydrolase yields MIGMDRVPRVGSRWRGWRVGAAVGVAALLLGTGVVYGLPSASAATVDTSASYVFVNRHSGKAMDLFDWSTAENAPVNQWARNDLAVQQWQFVDAGGGFYKVRSRHSGKVLELPNGSDGTQLVQSSDRSSATQQFRLQDSAGGFVRFVNRQSGKVIDVWEWSTVDGGRLAGYSDTDGANQQWQLVRLGGGTPTTPPGSTTPPPPTGTPSPPTGTPPPAYPQPGRVAGDTGVHDPTVVKRPDGTYLVAHTGDNVALKTSTDRVTYRNAGAAFPGGAPWTTTYTGGARNLWAPDLSYRNGRYYLYYSASTFGSNRSAIFLATSTTGTSGSWTNDGLVIESRTSDNFNAIDPNLTVDDQGRWWLSFGSFWSGIKMIQIDPATGRRLGTTMHSLANYGPGIEAPILVKRGSWYYLYVSFDRCCQGASSTYRIMVGRSASPTGPFIDRAGRDMLSGGGTQVLASHGSIHGPGHQAFLADTDGDYLFYHYYADNGRSLLGINRIGYDAAAWPYVY; encoded by the coding sequence ATGATAGGGATGGATCGGGTGCCGCGGGTGGGGTCGCGGTGGCGGGGTTGGCGGGTGGGGGCGGCCGTGGGTGTGGCGGCGTTGTTGCTTGGTACGGGGGTGGTGTACGGGTTGCCGTCGGCTTCGGCGGCGACGGTGGACACCTCGGCGTCGTATGTGTTCGTGAACCGGCACAGTGGTAAGGCGATGGATCTGTTCGACTGGTCGACGGCGGAGAACGCGCCGGTGAACCAGTGGGCGCGTAACGATCTCGCGGTGCAGCAGTGGCAGTTTGTGGATGCCGGTGGTGGGTTCTACAAGGTGCGGTCGCGGCACAGTGGGAAGGTGCTGGAGTTGCCGAACGGCAGCGATGGTACCCAGTTGGTGCAGAGCAGTGATCGGTCGTCGGCGACGCAGCAGTTCCGGTTGCAGGATTCCGCGGGTGGGTTCGTGCGGTTCGTGAACCGGCAGTCGGGCAAGGTCATCGATGTGTGGGAGTGGTCGACGGTTGATGGGGGCCGGTTGGCTGGCTATTCCGACACCGACGGTGCCAACCAGCAGTGGCAGTTGGTCCGGCTGGGCGGCGGCACACCGACCACCCCACCCGGCTCCACCACCCCGCCCCCACCGACCGGCACGCCATCCCCACCGACGGGCACCCCGCCCCCGGCCTACCCGCAACCCGGCAGGGTCGCCGGGGACACCGGGGTTCACGACCCGACCGTGGTCAAACGACCCGACGGCACCTATCTCGTCGCGCACACCGGTGACAACGTCGCATTGAAGACCTCCACCGACCGGGTCACCTACCGCAACGCGGGCGCCGCCTTCCCCGGGGGCGCGCCGTGGACCACCACGTACACCGGGGGCGCGCGTAACCTCTGGGCGCCGGACCTGAGCTACCGCAACGGCCGTTACTACCTGTACTACTCGGCGTCGACCTTCGGCTCCAACCGCTCGGCGATCTTCCTGGCCACCAGCACCACCGGGACCTCCGGGAGCTGGACCAACGACGGGCTGGTCATCGAATCGCGGACCTCGGACAACTTCAACGCCATCGACCCGAATCTGACCGTTGACGACCAGGGCCGCTGGTGGTTGAGCTTCGGCTCGTTCTGGTCCGGCATCAAGATGATCCAGATCGACCCGGCCACCGGCCGCCGGCTCGGCACCACCATGCACAGCCTCGCCAACTACGGCCCCGGCATCGAAGCGCCGATCCTGGTCAAGCGGGGCTCGTGGTACTACCTGTACGTCTCGTTCGATCGCTGCTGCCAGGGCGCCAGTAGCACGTACCGGATCATGGTCGGCCGGTCGGCGAGCCCGACCGGGCCGTTCATCGACCGCGCCGGCCGGGACATGCTCTCCGGGGGCGGCACCCAGGTCCTGGCCTCGCACGGCAGCATCCACGGTCCGGGGCACCAGGCGTTCCTCGCCGACACCGACGGCGACTACCTGTTCTACCACTACTACGCCGACAACGGTCGGTCGCTGCTCGGCATCAACCGCATCGGCTACGACGCCGCCGCCTGGCCCTACGTGTACTGA
- a CDS encoding RICIN domain-containing protein has translation MFNPAVTSPPGRPGRRVRRAGLVLTLVAALAGAVGVAVVVAPSAQAATIDTSAYYVLINRNSGKALDVRDTAVDDGAAIQQWTRNDGEWQQFQFVSSGSGYYRLKARHSGKVVDLWEWNVADGAEYRQWPDLDATNQQFQVLDSDGGYIRLINRHSAKALEVWEWSTADGARISQYADLNGANQQWQMVRVGAGGPPTTPPPGTGCGSGSFQAEAVLNGSTWTSRNGSSTVYSGSNMLSAMQAAVNSLSAGRTAKQRVVVRGSGSMSAGSRLSLPSYTTLAVCGTINVTGSGSGDYAPVYSRGTTDVEVQNLTLTGSPLYGIFMRNVNNLTLGQIDMRLSGGLGVRVDNHGGDRAVKVRNVRIDTVYVSGTGAHGVETYGVDGLTVGTVTARNTGYSGLLLNDTINATVGTVDAQGAGTGTGYAAFRMANRNGRVGSSYPTNIRVGNVIASGGGRGIFCVSESGGAVIDRVTISNTGNNAILVENCYNVTIAGVSGTVTGGGEVRISSRTEFPISSGIRFQNLTVTNTNITQNPCGGANNTISNVTRVNSALTWC, from the coding sequence ATGTTCAACCCCGCAGTGACATCACCACCAGGCCGGCCAGGTCGCCGGGTCCGACGAGCAGGTCTGGTGCTGACCCTGGTGGCAGCGCTCGCCGGCGCGGTCGGGGTGGCTGTGGTGGTCGCGCCGTCGGCGCAGGCGGCCACCATCGACACCAGTGCCTACTACGTGCTGATCAACCGCAACAGCGGCAAGGCCCTCGACGTCCGGGACACCGCGGTCGACGACGGCGCGGCGATCCAACAGTGGACACGCAACGACGGTGAGTGGCAACAGTTCCAGTTCGTCTCCTCCGGCAGCGGTTACTACCGCCTGAAGGCTCGCCACAGCGGCAAGGTCGTCGACCTCTGGGAGTGGAACGTCGCGGACGGTGCGGAGTACCGGCAGTGGCCCGACCTCGACGCCACCAACCAGCAGTTCCAGGTCCTCGACTCCGACGGGGGCTACATCCGGCTGATCAACCGGCACTCCGCCAAGGCCCTGGAGGTCTGGGAGTGGTCGACCGCCGACGGCGCCCGAATCAGCCAGTACGCCGACCTCAATGGCGCCAACCAGCAGTGGCAGATGGTCCGGGTGGGCGCCGGTGGCCCGCCGACCACCCCGCCCCCGGGCACCGGTTGCGGCAGCGGCTCGTTCCAGGCCGAGGCCGTGCTGAACGGAAGCACCTGGACGTCCCGCAACGGATCGTCGACCGTGTACTCCGGTTCGAACATGCTGTCCGCGATGCAGGCCGCGGTGAACTCGCTGTCAGCTGGACGAACCGCCAAGCAGCGGGTGGTGGTGCGGGGCTCCGGTTCGATGAGCGCGGGATCGCGGCTGTCGCTGCCGTCGTACACCACGCTGGCGGTGTGCGGCACGATCAACGTGACCGGTTCAGGATCGGGTGACTACGCACCGGTCTACTCCCGCGGAACCACCGACGTCGAGGTGCAGAACCTGACCCTCACCGGATCGCCGCTGTACGGGATCTTCATGCGCAACGTGAACAACCTGACCCTCGGGCAGATCGACATGCGGCTCTCGGGCGGCCTGGGAGTCCGGGTCGACAACCACGGCGGCGACCGGGCGGTCAAGGTGCGCAACGTGCGAATCGACACCGTCTACGTCTCCGGGACCGGCGCCCACGGGGTGGAGACGTACGGCGTGGACGGTCTGACCGTCGGCACGGTCACCGCGCGCAACACCGGCTATTCGGGTCTGCTGCTCAACGACACCATCAACGCCACCGTGGGGACGGTCGACGCGCAGGGTGCCGGGACCGGGACCGGGTACGCGGCGTTCCGGATGGCCAACCGTAACGGTCGGGTGGGTAGCTCGTACCCGACCAACATCCGGGTGGGGAACGTGATCGCGTCCGGCGGCGGGCGGGGAATCTTCTGTGTCTCGGAGTCCGGTGGCGCGGTCATCGACCGGGTGACGATCTCGAACACCGGGAACAACGCGATCCTCGTGGAGAACTGCTACAACGTCACCATCGCCGGAGTCTCCGGCACGGTGACGGGCGGCGGCGAGGTGCGGATCTCGTCGCGGACGGAGTTTCCGATCTCCTCGGGCATCCGGTTCCAGAACCTGACCGTCACCAATACCAACATCACCCAGAACCCCTGCGGCGGGGCGAACAACACGATCAGCAACGTCACCCGGGTCAACTCGGCACTGACCTGGTGTTGA
- a CDS encoding RICIN domain-containing protein: MTSALTSPPQERPRRRWRVAIATVGALVVGTVGAVVALTPAQAAVIDTNAYYVLVNRHSGKVLDVTDTSTADGAPIQQWSRNDGAWQQFRFVSSGSGYYRLQNRNSGKVVDLWEWNTADGAEYRQWPDLNATNQQFQVLDSDGGYVRLVNRHSAKALEVWEWSTADGGRISQYADLDGANQQWQLVPIGGGDPGPPQTGLVGWATQNGGTSGGGNAATTTVSSASALSSALGSANAAVIRVSGTISCSGMLRVRSNKTILGNAGATISGCGFTINGDRNVIIRNLNFRNWDDDAINVEQSATNIWVDHNSFTNGYDGAVDVKRGSDFVTISWNRVYGHDKSMLLGHSDSNASQDTGHLRVTYHHNWFDGSNQRHPRVRFGNPVHVYNNLYSNVGGYGVASTMNAGVLVEGNYFENTADPYHRGEGSSGPGALVARNNCFVNSGGGQAGGSVANIPYSYQMDAACNVKAVVTAGAGAGRISV, encoded by the coding sequence GTGACAAGCGCTCTTACCAGTCCTCCTCAAGAACGACCGCGGCGCCGCTGGCGGGTCGCGATCGCCACCGTCGGCGCACTGGTCGTCGGCACGGTCGGCGCGGTAGTCGCACTGACCCCGGCGCAGGCTGCGGTCATCGACACCAATGCCTACTACGTACTGGTCAATCGACACAGCGGCAAGGTTCTCGATGTCACCGACACCTCGACTGCCGACGGTGCACCCATCCAGCAGTGGAGCCGCAACGACGGCGCCTGGCAGCAGTTCCGCTTCGTCTCCTCCGGCAGCGGCTACTACCGGCTGCAGAACCGGAACAGCGGCAAGGTGGTCGACCTGTGGGAATGGAACACCGCTGACGGCGCCGAGTACCGGCAGTGGCCCGACCTCAACGCCACCAACCAGCAGTTCCAGGTCCTCGACTCCGACGGCGGTTACGTCCGTCTGGTGAACCGGCACTCCGCCAAGGCCCTGGAGGTCTGGGAGTGGTCGACCGCCGACGGCGGACGAATCTCCCAGTACGCCGACCTCGACGGCGCCAACCAGCAGTGGCAACTGGTCCCCATCGGCGGTGGAGATCCTGGACCACCCCAGACGGGCCTGGTCGGCTGGGCCACCCAGAACGGTGGGACCAGCGGCGGCGGTAACGCCGCGACCACCACTGTGAGCAGCGCGTCCGCTCTCTCCAGCGCGCTCGGCTCGGCCAATGCCGCGGTCATCCGGGTGTCCGGCACGATCTCCTGCTCCGGCATGCTGCGGGTCCGCTCCAACAAGACGATCCTCGGCAATGCCGGCGCGACGATCTCCGGCTGCGGGTTCACCATCAACGGGGATCGCAACGTCATCATCCGCAACCTGAACTTCCGAAACTGGGACGACGACGCGATTAACGTCGAACAGTCGGCGACCAACATCTGGGTCGACCACAACAGCTTCACCAACGGGTACGACGGCGCCGTCGACGTCAAGCGCGGCTCCGACTTCGTCACCATCTCCTGGAACCGGGTCTACGGCCACGACAAGTCGATGCTGCTCGGCCACAGCGACAGCAACGCCAGCCAGGACACCGGGCACCTGCGGGTCACCTACCACCACAACTGGTTCGACGGCTCCAACCAGCGCCACCCGCGGGTCCGCTTCGGCAATCCGGTGCACGTCTACAACAACCTGTACAGCAACGTCGGTGGCTACGGCGTCGCGTCGACGATGAACGCCGGAGTGCTCGTCGAGGGCAACTACTTCGAGAACACGGCCGACCCGTACCACCGGGGCGAGGGCTCGTCCGGCCCCGGCGCCCTGGTCGCCCGCAACAACTGCTTCGTCAACTCGGGTGGCGGGCAGGCCGGCGGCAGCGTCGCCAACATCCCGTACTCGTACCAGATGGACGCCGCCTGCAATGTGAAGGCCGTCGTAACGGCGGGCGCCGGGGCCGGCCGGATCAGCGTCTGA
- a CDS encoding GntR family transcriptional regulator, with the protein MTSTDAASAGRGTRPRNVVALGAVRQVTSNRLADDVAEQIRQLIISKDLAEGSRLPSERHLASMFGASRPIVSQALRSLSLMGLVEIKQGSGAYIMRRPESAIAASVNLMLDLDRQSLSHLVDLRLWLETLGATEGIRQSGADLDHVRTALHRLNDSMAGGTSAWIAADTVFHAAVVRTSGNPFLTSIYEAIHTAVISYEYEDWVSRDRVPEWLLPSNADAQMAIHKPILDAMADRDDAAVRRAIRHHHDVMLQHIERSRESR; encoded by the coding sequence ATGACATCGACGGACGCCGCGTCAGCGGGCCGCGGGACCCGACCACGCAACGTGGTTGCGCTCGGCGCCGTCCGGCAGGTGACCAGCAACCGGCTCGCCGATGACGTGGCCGAACAGATCCGGCAACTGATCATCAGCAAGGATCTCGCCGAGGGCTCCCGACTCCCGTCCGAGCGGCACCTCGCATCGATGTTCGGCGCCAGCCGACCCATCGTCAGCCAGGCTCTGCGCTCGCTGTCGCTGATGGGGCTGGTCGAGATCAAACAGGGTTCTGGTGCGTACATCATGCGCCGACCCGAGTCGGCGATCGCCGCATCGGTGAACCTGATGCTCGACCTCGACCGACAGTCCCTGTCCCACCTGGTCGACCTGCGGCTCTGGCTGGAGACGCTTGGCGCCACCGAGGGGATCCGGCAATCCGGCGCCGACCTCGACCACGTCCGCACCGCGCTGCACCGGCTCAACGACAGCATGGCCGGTGGCACCTCCGCCTGGATCGCGGCCGACACCGTCTTCCACGCGGCGGTCGTACGGACCTCCGGAAACCCGTTCCTCACCTCGATCTACGAGGCGATCCACACCGCCGTCATCTCCTACGAGTACGAGGACTGGGTGAGCCGGGACCGGGTCCCCGAATGGCTGCTTCCCAGCAACGCCGACGCCCAGATGGCGATCCACAAGCCAATCCTCGACGCGATGGCGGACCGTGACGACGCCGCCGTACGCCGGGCGATCCGCCACCACCACGACGTGATGCTCCAGCACATCGAACGCAGCCGCGAGTCGCGCTGA
- a CDS encoding 1-deoxy-D-xylulose-5-phosphate synthase N-terminal domain-containing protein translates to MSWPLAAEELPRLAARIRLHAVRMVAMHGLGYLGQALSAAEVFAVLYGRVYRPDTDRIVISPGHYVIAAFAAAVERGLLDEADLRTYGHDGSRLEAIGTERSPAVDLTCGSLGQGLSAAVGFALADQIRTRTGARTFALLSDGELEEGQVWEAAMFAGHHRLRDVVVLLDANNSQVDGAVDGITTIDPIADKWRSFGWDAQDVDGHDPVALDRALASAVAVDRPAVVVARTSTRHGLNCLPAGTDGHFIKLPPELVTRATTELEASYA, encoded by the coding sequence ATGTCCTGGCCGCTGGCCGCCGAGGAGCTACCCCGGCTGGCCGCCCGGATCCGGCTGCACGCCGTACGTATGGTTGCCATGCACGGGCTGGGCTATCTCGGCCAGGCACTCTCCGCCGCCGAAGTCTTCGCCGTGCTCTACGGCCGCGTCTACCGTCCCGACACAGACCGGATCGTGATCTCGCCTGGACACTACGTGATCGCGGCCTTCGCCGCGGCTGTGGAACGCGGCCTGCTCGACGAGGCCGACCTGCGCACGTACGGCCACGACGGGTCCCGGCTGGAGGCGATCGGCACCGAACGCTCCCCGGCCGTCGACCTCACCTGCGGTTCGCTCGGGCAGGGCCTCTCAGCCGCGGTCGGCTTCGCGCTCGCCGACCAGATCCGGACCCGAACTGGTGCCCGCACGTTCGCGCTGCTTAGCGATGGCGAGCTGGAGGAGGGGCAGGTCTGGGAGGCGGCGATGTTCGCCGGCCACCACCGGCTGCGCGACGTCGTCGTCCTGCTGGACGCAAACAACTCGCAGGTCGATGGGGCCGTAGACGGGATCACCACGATCGACCCGATCGCCGACAAGTGGCGCTCGTTCGGCTGGGACGCACAGGACGTCGACGGACACGACCCCGTGGCGCTCGACCGCGCGCTCGCCAGCGCGGTCGCCGTCGACCGACCCGCGGTGGTGGTCGCCCGTACCTCCACCCGGCACGGCCTCAACTGCCTGCCGGCGGGAACCGACGGGCACTTCATCAAGCTGCCGCCGGAACTCGTTACGCGGGCGACCACCGAACTGGAGGCCAGTTATGCGTAG